The following proteins come from a genomic window of Terribacillus aidingensis:
- a CDS encoding type B 50S ribosomal protein L31 gives MKEQIHPKYNKVVFLDTSSDYKFLTGSTQSSDETIEWEDGNTYPLIRVEISSASHPFYTGKQKADKAGGRVDRFKKKYNLS, from the coding sequence ATGAAAGAACAAATCCATCCGAAATATAACAAAGTTGTATTTCTAGATACTAGTTCTGACTACAAATTCTTGACTGGTTCTACTCAGAGTTCTGACGAAACAATCGAATGGGAAGATGGCAACACTTACCCGTTGATTCGTGTGGAAATCAGCTCAGCTTCTCACCCGTTCTACACTGGTAAGCAAAAAGCTGACAAAGCTGGCGGCCGCGTAGATCGTTTCAAGAAGAAATACAACTTGAGCTAA
- a CDS encoding thymidine kinase, with product MAQLFFKYGAMNSGKSIEILKVANNYEEQNKSVLIFTSGIDTRDEVGYVSSRIGLRRKAIPIFEETDIMEIVKSHEPTPHCVLIDEVQFLSKEHVLQLAAIVDTFNIPVMGFGLKNDFQNELFEGSRYMLIYADKIEEMKTICWFCERKATMNLRVDDGKPVYTGDQIQIGGNDSYYPVCRRCHTNPPL from the coding sequence ATGGCACAATTATTTTTCAAATATGGCGCAATGAACAGCGGAAAATCAATTGAAATACTGAAAGTGGCCAATAATTACGAGGAACAAAACAAATCGGTTCTTATCTTCACATCCGGCATTGATACAAGAGATGAAGTCGGCTATGTTTCCAGCAGGATTGGATTACGCCGAAAAGCAATTCCGATTTTCGAAGAAACCGACATCATGGAAATCGTCAAATCACACGAACCGACACCGCATTGTGTTCTAATTGATGAAGTGCAATTTTTAAGCAAAGAGCATGTGCTCCAGTTGGCGGCCATCGTTGATACATTCAACATTCCTGTTATGGGCTTTGGACTGAAGAATGATTTTCAAAATGAGCTGTTCGAAGGAAGCCGTTATATGCTCATTTATGCGGATAAAATCGAAGAGATGAAAACAATCTGCTGGTTCTGTGAACGAAAAGCAACCATGAACCTGCGAGTCGACGATGGCAAGCCAGTGTATACAGGAGATCAGATACAGATTGGCGGCAATGACTCTTATTATCCTGTTTGCCGCAGATGCCACACCAATCCACCCCTGTGA